One region of Cuculus canorus isolate bCucCan1 chromosome 6, bCucCan1.pri, whole genome shotgun sequence genomic DNA includes:
- the OBSL1 gene encoding obscurin-like protein 1 isoform X3, whose protein sequence is MEGLRGAPRFLAYPRAFTVQSGANAVLSCQITGDPQPSILWEKDKTPIESSGRFHVEVKGDLYSLLVSHATPQDSGLYICKARNSVGETYAAATLKVEEGDPQEEDKCSGGEAPTFLVAPLSTRVCRGGDVTFTCRVSGQPCPVLEWEKDGHKLSDVFESSHFMVGQEPKNWHFLKLFGARPQDGGVYVCRAHSGSREALAAAVLLVEPRALPDGLPNGSPADGSKLLAERQQRLQRHTTGQHVAPETWVPNGTVPARVPGAKAFTVSAGKHAKFRCYITGKPKPEIVWQKDGEPLTPGRRHLVYEDREGYFILKVLYCKPQDQGLYVCTASNTAGQTLSAVQLQVKEHRLRFQVQLLDVEVAEREDAVLECQVPLETIPTAWYLEDRELQPSHKYVMEEKGVLRRLTIRDARTDDDGIYLCQMKDKGRSIAEVSVRGVITKRLPRKLDVMEGENAVFCVETRDELEGICWSRDGLQLQESPRTVLKSFGRTHLLVLVHVTRQDAGIISFAVGESQTSSQLRVKCVKHDPPSAPVAAEMSVAESNVALLTWCPAPNTHLHPPSRYLLERREAAGGEWVQCLATDLPGRVQVLGDSVPREADYCFRVCAVNEHGRSDPIEFPGSVHLAPAARLERGLRDVQVRDGEDALFSLELSAIVNGAWFLNGARLGEEESDGRCRVQQHGMEHSLLIQGAQLADSGAQVTFVSGSVWDSATLHVQAPQVHIDPSPEAERLLEVPAGMPVLLECQVFPPGAPVRWLKDGEAVPLDDVIAVQEEGCVRRLLLRSAGPSDTGTYTCDAKDDAVSFVVTVTESPVRIISSNEEAPHAYTSGQRVELWCQLSRPAALVHWYKDGEEVEAGESLVLEQDGPRCQLVMPCARPQDAGEYVCDAGGDSVFYTVTVAETPVRIISSNEEAPHAYVAGQHVELWCQLSRPEALVHWYKDGEEVEVGENLVLEQEGPRHQLVLPCAQPQDTGEYVCDAGGDSVFYTVTVTAPQVCIAPVPEAQQLQEVLVGLPVLLECQVSPSDAPVCWMKDGEAVVPSEVLTICSEGCSRRLHIPAAVPSDSGMYICNAGDDAASFRVTVKEAPVRIIGSNEEGPHAYVAGQRVELWCQMSHSGSSVHWYKDGQEVEAGKSLLLEQEGPRCQLVLPCAQPQDSGEFICEAGDTSVAYHISVAAEPPVRILHPPQRSLELPVQAPGRLELRCELSVLDAPVRWFKDGLEVDETDNLLLLAEGAWRVLLIPRSSAEDTGEYICESKDEAVSFDVKVLEPPVRILQPCRPPPVVTVSVGETVTLSCELSRTDAPVHWAKEGVRLEAGGSLVLEEEDAHRRLLIPMARAEDSGKYICDAIDDRVTFTVQVLVLEPPVTIVGNTGTTEHRCLVVGENLVLACELSRSDATVRWLRDGQEVQLSERVHIEACGVLRQLTIHGVQPSDSGCYICDAASDRVVTSVEVLAPPVCIVNKEEAQSPLEVLEGDSVTLVARLSPETALAQWQKDGQTLCSGGRLLVCSEGPARSLTIKQVELGDSGIFLCDAGDDEVHFTLHVKEAPVLFVNKREEREKLLVLEGGSAVLSAITSMERADVTWLGPQQAAVAGEHCEVRRDGRVHSLVLHNVAKEDAGVYTCLSPHDQMQFDVSVRELQVKFLRGLSDVRARQGERVVLWCELCKARGDVVWRKDGQALAPGPRWQMVADGRERSLVLNRVEPRDAGEYCCESNDDRTLAMLTVQVPRVVEIITELQSVTVLEGEDATFKCLVSPEDVVVTWQLNGQPVAPSELLVVARSGLCHSLTLRRCQPSNAATVTANAEGLVSTARLSVQEAQVLFVRKLQDMVAEEDEDACLDVEVSHETAEVQWLKQGILLQPDSKYQMQESGRRRTLTIHCVSPADRGTYRCESLHDRTQARLCVEPRKVSIRMPLADVETFEKETATFHLELSQPGVPGVWTRDGIRVKPSSMCRISATGCRHSLTLEGLALEDSGTVTFTADNLRCSARLLVREPPVTMVRVPQDLGVQETGVASFECELSRPSVEVKWFKDGQELRPGPNCRIYSAGRRRVLQLSRCDLADAGIYTCDTGDCQASATLHVQERRVCIVRDLQDAQVQEGDNAIFTCEVSHGDVKGEWFQDGEKIKVSSTVKIRQEGTRHFLLLCGVRPEDAGLIRFATRTAVSEASLRVEALPIRIVKPLRDKTVLARHKATLECTVSHARGRVRWLRGDTEIFAGDKYEICNLDCYRTLIIHRVGPEDEDSYTCDAFDDRSTARLLVEGS, encoded by the exons ATGGAAGGTCTCAGGGGAGCCCCCAGGTTCCTGGCCTATCCACGTGCATTCACAGTACAAAGTGGTGCCAACGCAGTCTTGAGCTGCCAGATCACAGGTGACCCCCAGCCGAGCATCCTCTGGGAGAAAGACAAGACCCCAATCGAGTCCTCAGGCCGTTTCCATGTGGAAGTCAAGGGGGACCTGTACAGCCTGCTGGTGTCCCACGCCACTCCCCAGGACAGTGGGCTCTACATCTGCAAGGCCAGGAACAGTGTTGGTGAGACCTATGCTGCTGCCACACTCAAAGTGGAGGAGGGAGACCCCCAAGAGGAGGATAAATGCTCCGGTGGCGAGGCGCCCACCTTTCTTGTTGCCCCCTTGTCCACACGAGTGTGTCGTGGAGGGGATGTGACGTTCACTTGCAGAGTGTCCGGGCAGCCTTGCCCGGTGCTGGAATGGGAGAAGGACGGGCACAAGCTCTCTGACGTCTTTGAGAGCAGCCACTTCATGGTGGGGCAAGAGCCGAAGAACTGGCACTTCCTGAAGCTCTTTGGTGCCCGGCCCCAAGATGGAGGGGTGTACGTGTGCCGGGCACACAGTGGCTCCCGGGAGGCCCTAGCTGCTGCCGTGCTCCTGGTTGAACCCCGCGCACTGCCGGATGGGCTTCCCAATGGCTCTCCTGCTGATGGCTCTAAACTGCTGGCAGAGCGGCAGCAGCGGCTGCAGAGGCACACAACAGGACAGCATGTGGCACCAGAGACCTGGGTGCCCAACGGCACAGTGCCGGCCAGGGTGCCAGGAGCCAAGGCGTTCACCGTGAGTGCAGGGAAGCACGCCAAGTTTCGCTGCTACATCACTGGCAAGCCCAAGCCAGAGATTGTCTGGCAGAAGGATGGGGAGCCCCTCACCCCTGGCCGCAGGCACCTTGTCTATGAGGACAGGGAGGGCTACTTCATCCTCAAGGTGCTGTACTGCAAACCCCAGGACCAGGGACTGTATGTCTGCACCGCATCCAACACTGCTGGCCAGACCCTCAGCGCAGTTCAGCTCCAGGTGAAAG AGCACCGGCTGCGGTTCCAGGTGCAGCTGCTGGATGTGGAGGTGGCAGAGAGGGAGGACGCGGTGCTGGAGTGCCAGGTGCCACTGGAGACTATCCCAACGGCCTGGTACCTGGAGGACagggagctgcagcccagccacaAGTATGTGATGGAGGAGAAAGGCGTGCTGCGGCGCCTGACCATCCGCGATGCCCGTACCGATGATGATGGCATATACCTCTGCCAGATGAAGGATAAAGGACGCAGCATTGCTGAGGTCTCTGTGCGAG GGGTGATCACAAAACGACTGCCACGGAAGCTGGACGTGATGGAGGGTGAGAATGCAGTTTTCTGTGTGGAGACACGGGATGAGTTAGAGGGGATCTGCTGGAGCCGGGATGGGCTGCAGCTACAGGAGTCGCCCCGCACCGTGCTGAAGAGCTTCGGCAGGACACACCTTCTGGTGCTGGTGCACGTCACCCGCCAAGATGCAGGCATCATCTCCTTCGCTGTTGGGGAGTCACAGACGTCCTCCCAGCTCCGGGTCAAGT GTGTGAAGCATGACCCACCGAGTGCGCCTGTGGCAGCTGAGATGAGTGTGGCAGAGAGCAACGTGGCCCTGCTGACATGGTGTCCAGcgcccaacacccacctccaCCCCCCCAGCCGCTACCTGCTGGAGCGGCGGGAAGCAGCTGGGGGTGAGTGGGTGCAGTGCCTCGCCACTGACCTGCCCGGCCGTGTGCAAGTGCTGGGTGACAGCGTGCCCCGTGAGGCCGACTACTGCTTCCGCGTCTGTGCCGTCAATGAGCACGGCAGGAGTGACCCCATTGAGTTTCCCGGCTCCGTGCATCTTG ccccagcagctcgCCTGGAGAGGGGTCTGCGGGATGTGCAAGTGCGAGATGGTGAGGATGCGCTGTTCTCCCTGGAGCTGTCAGCCATAGTGAATGGTGCCTGGTTCCTCAACGGCGCCAGGCTGGGTGAGGAGGAGTCTGATGGCCGGTGCAGAGTGCAACAACATGGGATGGAGCACTCGTTGCTGATCCAGGGAGCACAGCTGGCCGACAGCGGGGCCCAAGTCACCTTCGTGTCTGGCAGTGTGTGGGACTCAGCCACACTGCATGTACAAG CCCCACAGGTCCACATCGACCCATCGCCTGAGGCTGAGCGTCTCCTTGAAGTGCCAGCAGGGatgcctgtgctgctggagtGCCAGGTGTTCCCTCCAGGTGCCCCTGTCCGCTGGCTGAAGGATGGTGAGGCCGTGCCCCTGGACGACGTCATTGCAGTGCAAGAAGAAGGCTGTGTGCGGAGGCTGCTCCTCCGCTCAGCAGGTCCCTCGGACACTGGCACATACACCTGTGATGCCAAGGATGATGCTGTGAGCTTTGTGGTCACTGTGACGG AGTCACCGGTGAGGATCATCAGCTCCAATGAGGAAGCCCCCCATGCCTACACATCTGGTCAACGCGTGGAGCTGTGGTGCCAGCTATCCCgcccagcagcactggtgcACTGGTACaaggatggggaggaggtggaggcagGCGAGAGCCTGGTGCTTGAGCAGGACGGGCCGAGGTGCCAGCTGGTGATGCCCTGTGCCCGGCCACAGGATGCAGGGGAGTATGTCTGTGATGCTGGTGGAGACTCTGTTTTCTACACTGTCACTGTGGCAG AGACACCCGTGAGGATCATCAGCTCCAATGAGGAGGCCCCCCACGCTTATGTGGCTGGTCAACACGTGGAGCTGTGGTGCCAGCTGTCCCGTCCGGAGGCCCTGGTGCACTGGTACAAGGATGGGGAGGAGGTAGAGGTGGGTGAGAATttggtgctggagcaggaggggcCACGGCACCAGCTGGTGCTGCCATGTGCCCAGCCACAGGACACAGGGGAGTACGTCTGCGACGCTGGCGGGGACTCTGTCTTCTACACTGTCACTGTGACAG CCCCACAGGTCTGCATTGCCCCAGTGCCTGAggcacagcagctccaggaggTGCTGGTAGGGttgcctgtgctgctggagtGCCAGGTGTCCCCTTCGGATGCTCCTGTCTGCTGGATGAAGGATGGCGAGGCCGTGGTCCCATCTGAGGTCCTCACCATCTGCTCAGAGGGATGCTCCCGAAGGCTGCACATCCCTGCAGCCGTGCCATCCGACTCAGGGATGTACATCTGCAATGCTGGGGACGATGCTGCCAGCTTCAGGGTGACCGTGAAGG AGGCACCAGTGAGGATCATCGGCTCCAATGAGGAGGGCCCGCATGCCTACGTAGCTGGGCAGCGAGTGGAGCTGTGGTGCCAGATGTCCCACTCAGGATCTTCAGTGCACTGGTACAAAGATGGGCAGGAGGTGGAGGCAGGGAAGAgcctgctgctggagcaggaggggcCGAGGTGCCAACTGGTGCTGCCCTGTGCACAGCCACAGGACTCAGGGGAGTTCATCTGTGAAGCTGGGGACACGTCTGTCGCTTACCACATCTCTGTGGCAG CAGAACCACCAGTGAGGATCCTGCACCCTCCGCAGCGCTCACTGGAGCTGCCTGTGCAGGCACCGGGGCGCTTGGAGCTACGGTGTGAGCTCTCCGTGCTGGATGCTCCTGTGAGGTGGTTCAAGGATGGGCTGGAGGTTGATGAGACTGacaacctgctgctgctggcagagggggCCTGGCGTGTCCTCCTCATCCCCAGGAGCAGTGCAGAGGACACGGGCGAGTACATCTGCGAGAGCAAAGATGAGGCCGTCTCCTTTGACGTCAAGGTGTTAG AGCCACCGGTGAGgatcctgcagccctgcagaccTCCTCCTGTTGTGACAGTGTCTGTGGGGGAGACGGTGACGCTGAGCTGTGAGCTGTCCCGCACAGATGCACCTGTGCATTGGGCCAAGGAGGGTGTCAGGCTGGAGGCTGGGGGCAGCCTggtcctggaggaggaggatgcccACCGCCGCCTGCTCATCCCCATGGCCCGAGCTGAGGACTCCGGAAAATACATCTGTGATGCCATCGATGACAGGGTTACTTTTACCGTCCAGGTGTTGG TCCTAGAGCCACCGGTGACCATTGTGGGCAACACAGGCACCACGGAGCATCGCTGCCTGGTGGTCGGGGAGAACCTAGTGCTGGCTTGTGAGCTCTCCCGGTCCGATGCCACTGTGCGCTGGCTCCGGGATGGCCAGGAGGTGCAGCTGAGTGAGCGGGTGCACATAGAGGCCTGTGGGGTGCTGCGACAGCTCACCATCCATGGGGTGCAGCCCAGCGACTCAGGGTGCTACATCTGCGATGCCGCCAGCGACCGTGTGGTGACAAGCGTTGAGGTGTTGG ccccacctGTGTGCATTGTGAACAAGGAAGAGGCGCAGAGCCCAttggaggtgctggagggggaCAGTGTGACACTGGTGGCCCGCCTGTCCCCGGAGACAGCATTGGCACAGTGGCAGAAGGATGGACAGACACTGTGCTCAGGTGGGCGGCTGCTGGTGTGCAGCGAGGGCCCCGCACGCAGCCTCACCATCAAGCAAGTGGAGCTGGGTGACAGCGGCATCTTCCTCTGTGATGCTGGTGATGATGAGGTGCATTTCACGCTGCATGTGAAAG AGGCACCGGTGCTGTTTGTGAACAAGCGGGAAGAGCGAGAAAAGCTGTTGGTGCTGGAGGGCGGCAGCGCTGTGCTCTCCGCTATAACCTCCATGGAGCGAGCTGATGTCACCTGGCTGGGCCCACAGCAGGCGGCAGTGGCCGGTGAGCACTGTGAGGTCCGGCGGGATGGCCGTGTGCACAGCCTTGTCCTCCACAATGTGGCCAAGGAGGACGCTGGTGTCTACACCTGCCTTTCCCCTCACGACCAGATGCAGTTTGACGTGAGCGTCCGAG agctgcaggtgaAGTTCCTGCGTGGGCTGTCAGATGTGCGTGCCCGTCAGGGCGAGCGGGTGGTGCTCTGGTGTGAGCTCTGCAAGGCGCGGGGCGACGTGGTGTGGCGGAAGGACGGGCAGGCGCTGGCACCTGGCCCCCGCTGGCAGATGGTGGCGGACGGGAGAGAACGCTCACTGGTGCTGAACCGCGTGGAGCCCAGGGATGCCGGCGAGTACTGCTGCGAGTCCAACGATGACCGGACGCTGGCAATGCTGACAGTGCAGG TCCCCAGGGTGGTGGAGATAatcacagagctgcagagcgTGACGGTGCTGGAGGGGGAGGATGCCACATTCAAGTGCCTGGTATCCCCTGAGGACGTGGTTGTGACCTGGCAGCTGAACGGCCAGCCCGTGGCCCCCAgtgagctgctggtggtggcGAGGAGTGGGCTGTGCCACAGCCTCACCCTTCGGCGGTGTCAGCCAAGCAATGCGGCCACCGTGACTGCCAATGCTGAGGGACTGGTGAGCACAGCCCGTCTGAGTGTGCAAG AGGCGCAGGTGCTGTTTGTGCGGAAGCTGCAGGATATGGTggcagaggaggatgaggaCGCATGCCTGGACGTGGAGGTGAGCCACGAGACTGCCGAGGTGCAGTGGCTGAAGCAGGGCATCCTCCTCCAGCCAGACAGCAAGTACCAGATGCAGGAGTCGGGACGCCGGCGCACCCTCACCATCCACTGTGTCAGCCCCGCCGACCGTGGCACCTACCGCTGCGAGAGTCTGCATGACCGCACGCAGGCCAGGCTCTGCGTGGAGC CCCGGAAAGTGTCAATACGGATGCCACTGGCAGATGTGGAGACCTTTGAGAAGGAGACAGCCACCTTCCACCTGGAGCTGTCTCAGCCTGGCGTGCCTGGGGTCTGGACACGGGACGGCATTCGGGTGAAGCCTAGCAGCATGTGCCGGATCAGTGCCACAGGCTGCAGACACAGCCTAACGCTGGAGGGGCTGGCATTGGAGGACTCAGGAACTGTCACCTTCACCGCTGACAACCTGCGCTGCAGTGCCCGCCTGCTTGTGCGGG AGCCTCCTGTCACAATGGTGAGGGTCCCACAGGACCTCGGGGTCCAGGAGACAGGCGTTGCCAGCTTTGAGTGTGAGCTGTCTCGCCCCAGCGTGGAGGTGAAGTGGTTCAAG GATGGGCAGGAGCTACGGCCAGGACCCAACTGCCGCATCTACTCAGCGGGCCGGCGTCGTGTCCTGCAGCTGAGCCGCTGCGACCTGGCTGACGCTGGCATCTACACCTGCGACACGGGCGACTGCCAGGCCTCTGCCACGCTGCATGTCCAGG AGCGACGGGTCTGCATCGTGCGTGATCTGCAGGATGCCCAGGTGCAGGAGGGCGACAACGCCATCTTCACCTGCGAGGTGTCACATGGGGATGTGAAGGGCGAGTGGTTCCAGGATGGAGAAAAAATCAAGGTTTCCAGCACGGTGAAGATACGTCAAGAag GGACTCGGcatttcctgctgctctgtggcGTGCGCCCTGAGGACGCAGGACTCATCCGCTTTGCTACCAGAACGGCTGTCTCGGAGGCCAGCTTGCGAGTGGAAG CACTGCCGATTCGGATTGTGAAGCCACTGCGGGACAAGACAGTACTGGCACGACACAAGGCAACGCTGGAATGCACTGTATCTCATGCCCGGGGCCGGGTGCGCTGGCTCCGTGGGGACACCGAGATTTTCGCTGGTGACAAGTACGAGATCTGCAACCTGGACTGCTACCGCACGCTCATCATCCACCGCGTAGGCCCTGAAGATGAGGATTCATACACCTGTGATGCCTTTGATGACCGTTCCACTGCCCGGCTCCTTGtggagg